In one window of Paraburkholderia sp. BL10I2N1 DNA:
- a CDS encoding cytochrome C oxidase subunit IV family protein yields MDHTDPAHRPDAAHGQQHPIGIYLKIWGLLFVLSTMSYLVDYFHVQGLLRWVLIVVLMIAKAGLIVSIFMHMMWERLALVYAILMPPLGLLVLMVLMAAEAHHTFGMRELFFH; encoded by the coding sequence ATGGACCACACCGATCCAGCCCATCGACCCGACGCCGCGCACGGCCAGCAGCATCCGATCGGCATCTACCTGAAGATCTGGGGCCTGCTGTTCGTACTGAGCACGATGTCGTACCTGGTGGATTACTTCCACGTGCAGGGCCTGCTGCGCTGGGTGCTGATCGTCGTGCTCATGATCGCCAAGGCCGGGCTGATCGTGTCGATTTTCATGCACATGATGTGGGAGCGGCTGGCGCTGGTGTACGCCATCCTGATGCCGCCCCTGGGCCTGCTGGTGCTAATGGTGCTGATGGCTGCCGAAGCGCATCACACCTTCGGCATGCGGGAACTCTTCTTCCACTGA
- a CDS encoding heme-copper oxidase subunit III family protein: MTTPTLPTESAGTTPTDAGPDGWRGIVTDWSADREAFKVPWGKAMMWIFLLSDTFIFSSFLIGYMTVRMSTTVPWPDTSKVFGLTVGGVDVPLLLIAIMTFILISSSGTMAMAVNFGYRRNAKRAAALLLATALLGATFVSMQAFEWTKLIVHEGIRPWGNPMGAAQFGACFFMITGFHGFHVTCGVIYLLLIARKVLQPGFTEHGNFQIVEIAGLYWHFVDLVWVFIFALFYLW, translated from the coding sequence ATGACCACGCCCACGCTCCCCACCGAATCCGCTGGCACCACGCCCACCGACGCCGGGCCTGACGGCTGGCGCGGCATCGTCACGGACTGGTCGGCCGACCGCGAAGCCTTCAAGGTGCCGTGGGGCAAGGCGATGATGTGGATCTTCCTGCTATCGGACACCTTCATCTTCAGCAGCTTCCTGATCGGCTACATGACGGTACGCATGTCGACCACGGTGCCGTGGCCTGACACTTCCAAGGTGTTCGGGCTCACTGTGGGCGGCGTGGATGTGCCATTGCTGCTGATCGCCATCATGACGTTCATCCTGATCAGCAGCAGCGGCACCATGGCGATGGCTGTCAACTTTGGCTACCGGCGCAACGCAAAGCGCGCCGCCGCACTGTTGCTGGCGACCGCGCTGCTGGGCGCGACCTTCGTGTCGATGCAGGCCTTCGAATGGACCAAGCTGATCGTCCATGAAGGTATCCGCCCCTGGGGCAACCCGATGGGCGCGGCGCAGTTTGGCGCGTGCTTCTTCATGATTACCGGGTTCCACGGCTTTCACGTGACCTGCGGTGTGATCTACCTGCTGCTGATCGCACGCAAGGTCCTGCAGCCGGGGTTCACCGAGCACGGCAACTTCCAGATCGTTGAGATTGCCGGCTTGTACTGGCACTTCGTCGACCTGGTGTGGGTGTTCATCTTTGCGCTGTTCTATTTGTGGTGA
- a CDS encoding cytochrome c oxidase subunit 3 → MTTLRSSFVPDAPPVVPNASRIGLIVFMAVATTLFSLLLFAYAMRMREPDWQPIPHPALLWWNTGALVLASIAMQRARQITLHRAAWLVSGGVLAAVFVIGQLAAWRMLSAAGQTVTVNPSNSFLYLLTGLHGLHVLGGLVAWAVTIALLQRADPFRTHRAIALCAIYWHFLLAVWLVLLAAMWWITPEFVAAICGPVYGAAP, encoded by the coding sequence ATGACCACACTGCGCAGTTCCTTCGTGCCTGACGCGCCGCCTGTCGTGCCGAATGCGAGCCGCATCGGCCTGATCGTCTTCATGGCGGTGGCAACGACATTGTTTTCGCTGCTGCTGTTCGCCTATGCAATGCGTATGCGCGAGCCCGACTGGCAGCCGATCCCGCATCCGGCGCTGCTGTGGTGGAACACCGGCGCGCTGGTGTTGGCAAGCATTGCCATGCAGCGTGCCCGGCAGATTACCTTACACCGCGCGGCGTGGCTGGTGTCGGGCGGTGTGCTGGCGGCCGTGTTCGTAATCGGACAACTGGCCGCCTGGCGCATGCTGTCGGCGGCCGGGCAGACCGTCACCGTCAATCCTTCCAATAGCTTCCTCTACCTGCTCACCGGCCTGCACGGGTTGCATGTGCTGGGCGGGCTGGTGGCCTGGGCCGTGACGATCGCGCTTCTCCAGCGCGCGGACCCCTTCCGAACCCACCGCGCCATCGCGCTTTGCGCCATCTACTGGCATTTCCTGCTGGCTGTCTGGCTCGTGCTGCTGGCGGCGATGTGGTGGATCACCCCTGAGTTCGTCGCCGCCATCTGCGGGCCGGTGTATGGAGCCGCGCCATGA
- the ctaD gene encoding cytochrome c oxidase subunit I, whose product MPYAHTDHAPQSFWTRYVWSQDHKVIAVQYSLTAIAIGLVGLVLSDLMRLQLGFPGKFSFIDANHYYQFVTMHGMIMVIYLLTALFLGGFGNYLIPLMLGARDMVFPFLNMLSYWVYLLAVLVLVASFFVPGGPTGAGWTLYPPQAILPGTPGVEWGIVLMLVSLAIFIVAATMGGLNYVTTTLQARTRGMTLMRMPLTVWGIFIATILALLAFPALFVSAVMMLLDRTLGTSFFIPAVVSMGQTLKHAGGSPLLFQHLFWFFGHPEVYIVALPAFGIASDLISTHARKSIFGYKMMVWAIIAIGALSFVVWAHHMFIAGMNPYFGFFFATTTLIIAIPTALKVYNWVLTLWRGDIHLTVPMLFAIGFISTFVLGGLTGLYLGNVSVDIPLSNTYFVVAHFHMVMAVSPILVVFGGIYHWYPKVTGRMLNDTLGRVHFWVTFLGTYAIYFPMHYLGILGMPRRYYAYEGFSFIPQSAQTLNTFITVVALIVAVAQLLFLYNLAWSLVRGKRADSNPWRATTLEWQTPQTPPVHGNWGAAPPVVYRWAYEYSPPGQQEDFVPQNQPPETAPEPAHPTLQPGEARE is encoded by the coding sequence ATGCCTTACGCGCACACTGACCACGCCCCACAAAGCTTCTGGACCCGCTATGTCTGGAGCCAGGACCACAAGGTCATCGCCGTGCAGTATTCGCTGACGGCCATCGCCATCGGCCTGGTCGGTCTTGTGTTGTCGGACCTGATGCGGTTGCAGCTCGGCTTTCCGGGCAAGTTCAGTTTCATCGACGCCAACCACTACTACCAGTTCGTCACCATGCACGGGATGATCATGGTGATTTACCTGCTGACGGCGCTGTTTCTGGGCGGCTTCGGCAACTACCTGATCCCGCTGATGTTGGGTGCGCGCGACATGGTGTTCCCGTTTCTCAACATGCTGAGCTACTGGGTCTACCTGCTGGCCGTGCTGGTGCTGGTGGCGAGCTTCTTCGTGCCAGGCGGGCCGACCGGCGCGGGCTGGACGCTGTATCCACCCCAGGCCATCCTGCCGGGCACGCCGGGCGTGGAATGGGGCATCGTGTTGATGCTGGTGTCGCTGGCGATCTTCATCGTCGCGGCAACGATGGGCGGCTTGAATTACGTCACCACCACGCTGCAGGCGCGCACGCGCGGCATGACGCTCATGCGCATGCCGCTCACGGTGTGGGGCATCTTCATCGCGACCATCCTGGCGCTGCTGGCGTTTCCGGCGCTGTTCGTCTCGGCGGTGATGATGCTGCTCGACAGGACGCTCGGCACCAGTTTCTTCATACCGGCCGTGGTGTCGATGGGGCAGACGCTCAAGCATGCCGGCGGCAGCCCGCTGCTGTTCCAGCACCTGTTCTGGTTCTTCGGGCATCCGGAGGTCTACATCGTCGCGCTGCCGGCTTTTGGCATCGCATCGGACCTCATCAGCACGCACGCGCGCAAGAGCATCTTCGGCTACAAGATGATGGTGTGGGCCATCATCGCAATCGGTGCGCTGAGCTTCGTGGTCTGGGCGCACCACATGTTCATCGCCGGCATGAATCCGTACTTCGGCTTCTTCTTTGCCACCACCACGCTCATCATCGCCATCCCGACCGCCCTCAAGGTCTACAACTGGGTGCTGACGCTGTGGCGCGGCGATATCCACCTGACCGTGCCGATGCTGTTTGCCATCGGCTTCATTAGCACCTTCGTCCTGGGTGGGCTGACCGGGCTCTATCTCGGCAACGTGAGCGTGGACATTCCACTGTCGAACACGTACTTCGTGGTCGCGCACTTCCATATGGTGATGGCCGTGTCGCCGATCCTGGTGGTGTTTGGCGGCATCTACCACTGGTATCCGAAGGTGACGGGCCGCATGCTCAACGACACGCTCGGGCGCGTGCACTTCTGGGTCACCTTCCTCGGCACCTATGCGATCTACTTCCCGATGCACTATCTCGGCATCCTGGGCATGCCGCGGCGGTATTACGCGTATGAAGGCTTCAGCTTCATTCCACAGTCGGCGCAGACGCTCAACACGTTCATCACCGTCGTTGCGCTGATCGTTGCAGTGGCGCAGTTGCTGTTCCTGTACAACCTGGCATGGAGCCTGGTGCGCGGCAAGCGTGCCGACAGCAACCCGTGGCGAGCCACCACGCTGGAATGGCAGACGCCGCAAACGCCGCCAGTGCATGGCAACTGGGGCGCCGCGCCGCCCGTCGTCTACCGCTGGGCGTACGAATACAGCCCGCCGGGGCAGCAGGAAGACTTCGTCCCGCAAAACCAGCCGCCTGAGACCGCGCCTGAACCGGCCCATCCGACGCTTCAACCTGGCGAGGCACGCGAATGA
- a CDS encoding c-type cytochrome gives MALAIALSLIIVLAVGFHFASPWWITPIASNWVRMDDMLTITIVITGALFIAINLFIVIALVRYRHRRGHRAAYEPHNKRLEWWLIGLTSVGVAALLAPGLFVYADYVRPPPNVLQMEVFGQQWQWRFRFAGPGGKLGTTDVRYISNDNPFGLNPADPNGRDNYLIETPEVHLPLNRPIQVLTRSRDVLHDFYVPAFRARMNMVPGMVTTFWFTPTKAGRYDILCAQLCGIGHSNMRGVVVVEDEASFSRWLAQQSTFAQRQQATVQAASAAAGGSAKALADQGKTLAEGKGCFACHTVDGSPRVGPTWKGLYGKTETMADGSTAKVDEAYLRAFIRNPKARVVKGFAPIMPTFDLSEQELTALVAYIESQVGPAASNATNP, from the coding sequence ATGGCGCTTGCGATTGCCCTGAGCCTGATCATCGTATTGGCGGTAGGGTTTCACTTTGCCAGTCCCTGGTGGATCACGCCGATCGCCTCGAACTGGGTGCGCATGGACGACATGCTGACGATCACGATCGTCATTACCGGCGCGCTCTTCATCGCGATCAACCTGTTCATCGTGATCGCACTGGTGCGCTACCGCCACCGCAGGGGTCATCGCGCTGCTTACGAGCCGCACAACAAGCGGCTGGAATGGTGGCTGATCGGCCTGACCTCTGTCGGCGTGGCAGCGTTGCTGGCACCGGGGCTCTTCGTCTACGCGGACTACGTACGGCCGCCGCCCAACGTGCTCCAGATGGAAGTGTTCGGCCAGCAATGGCAATGGCGCTTCCGCTTTGCCGGCCCCGGTGGCAAGCTGGGCACGACGGACGTGCGCTACATCAGCAACGACAACCCTTTCGGCCTGAACCCCGCCGACCCCAATGGCCGTGACAACTACCTGATCGAAACGCCCGAGGTGCACCTGCCGCTCAACCGGCCGATCCAGGTCCTGACACGGTCGCGCGACGTGCTGCACGACTTCTACGTACCGGCGTTCCGTGCGCGCATGAACATGGTGCCCGGCATGGTGACCACCTTCTGGTTCACGCCGACCAAGGCAGGGCGTTACGACATCCTGTGCGCGCAGCTTTGCGGTATCGGGCACTCCAACATGCGCGGCGTGGTGGTGGTGGAAGACGAAGCATCGTTCTCGCGCTGGCTGGCGCAGCAGAGCACGTTCGCGCAGCGGCAGCAGGCCACAGTGCAGGCCGCATCCGCCGCTGCAGGCGGCAGCGCCAAGGCGCTTGCCGACCAGGGCAAGACGCTCGCAGAGGGCAAGGGCTGCTTCGCCTGCCATACCGTGGACGGCAGTCCGCGCGTGGGCCCCACCTGGAAGGGCCTTTACGGCAAGACCGAAACGATGGCCGACGGCAGCACCGCGAAGGTGGACGAAGCCTATCTGCGCGCCTTCATCCGCAACCCGAAGGCCCGCGTCGTGAAGGGCTTCGCACCCATCATGCCGACCTTCGACCTGAGCGAGCAGGAGCTGACCGCGCTGGTGGCCTACATCGAATCGCAAGTCGGCCCGGCCGCCAGCAACGCAACCAATCCCTAG
- a CDS encoding DUF1269 domain-containing protein, with amino-acid sequence MRRLYFLVPDTTTAKAIVDDLLRARITWRHIHVLANHSVALEQLPEASLLQSSDVVHSLERGVALGGATGALLGLVALVFPPAELAIAGGAVVALTLAGAGFGAWTATMIGVDEPNARLERFRGAIRDGQLLIMADVPGSREQEIEQMVAQHFPKADLEGAEPTTPIFP; translated from the coding sequence ATGAGACGTCTTTATTTCCTCGTACCTGACACGACGACGGCGAAGGCGATCGTAGACGACTTGCTGCGGGCGCGGATCACATGGCGACATATCCATGTCCTCGCGAATCACAGTGTCGCACTCGAACAGCTACCTGAGGCATCCTTGCTGCAAAGCAGCGACGTCGTGCACTCGCTCGAACGCGGCGTGGCGCTCGGCGGTGCGACCGGCGCGCTTCTCGGCCTCGTGGCACTGGTGTTTCCTCCCGCGGAGCTCGCAATTGCGGGCGGCGCCGTCGTGGCATTGACGTTGGCAGGTGCCGGCTTCGGGGCCTGGACGGCCACGATGATCGGCGTCGACGAACCGAATGCACGACTCGAGCGCTTTCGTGGCGCCATACGTGACGGCCAGCTCTTGATCATGGCCGACGTGCCTGGATCGCGAGAACAAGAGATCGAGCAGATGGTCGCGCAGCATTTTCCGAAGGCCGATCTCGAAGGCGCGGAGCCCACGACACCGATCTTCCCCTGA
- a CDS encoding sialidase family protein, which yields MAVDPTDTSRLLVGHQQDRWDDGGARGLVGVASNDAGSTWANTIPPGVTDCTGGKFRRASDPWVDFAQDGTAFFFSLVLDPMKPTTPFGARNSGMLVSRSVDHGATWQAPVTLIRTNSPHALNDKNSLTADPTANGYVYAVWDQLSVFPPSQAGDQLLAGNDGVEIARQLRNAAAGGAPSFKFNFTGPSFFSRSTNNGVTWSTAAPIYQPGTNAQTIDNIVRALPDGTLRDFFTAINVTPSGLSIGYITSTDKGANWSAPAFISDIKVRAAGVVTPDTGQPIRDASILYSVAVNPVTGAIYLAWQDNRFSTATCTTPGAGSIAIGGIVFSESDNGGATWSTPVMINKTPANSTNPCRQQAFIPAVVASGDGKTVVVTYYDFRNDTNTPVGFEGTDYFALFCTTGCTNPVNWGNERQLTTASFNILNAPVARGHFLGDYMGLAASGHTTVYPLFGVATGPNVTAEYTRQITLP from the coding sequence GTGGCGGTCGATCCGACCGACACGTCGCGCCTCCTCGTCGGTCACCAGCAAGACCGCTGGGACGACGGTGGCGCACGCGGACTTGTCGGCGTTGCCTCCAATGATGCGGGGAGCACGTGGGCCAATACGATTCCGCCCGGCGTGACTGACTGCACCGGAGGGAAGTTCCGGCGCGCTTCCGATCCCTGGGTAGACTTCGCGCAAGACGGCACGGCCTTCTTCTTCTCGTTGGTGTTGGATCCCATGAAGCCGACGACCCCGTTTGGCGCGCGAAATAGCGGGATGCTGGTCAGCCGCTCTGTCGACCATGGCGCGACCTGGCAAGCACCGGTGACGCTGATCCGCACCAACTCGCCGCACGCGCTCAATGACAAGAACTCGCTCACCGCCGATCCGACGGCGAACGGTTACGTCTATGCGGTGTGGGACCAACTGAGCGTTTTCCCGCCAAGCCAGGCCGGCGATCAGTTGCTCGCGGGAAACGATGGTGTCGAAATCGCGCGTCAATTGCGTAACGCTGCAGCGGGTGGTGCCCCATCCTTCAAGTTCAATTTCACCGGCCCCAGCTTCTTCTCGCGATCCACCAACAACGGCGTGACCTGGAGCACGGCCGCCCCGATCTACCAACCGGGCACGAATGCACAGACGATCGACAACATCGTACGGGCGTTACCTGACGGGACCCTGCGCGACTTCTTCACCGCGATTAATGTCACACCGTCGGGTCTAAGCATCGGCTATATAACGTCCACGGATAAGGGCGCGAACTGGAGCGCGCCGGCGTTCATCAGCGATATTAAGGTGCGCGCAGCGGGAGTGGTCACCCCGGACACCGGCCAGCCGATACGCGATGCCTCCATTCTCTATAGTGTCGCTGTGAACCCGGTCACGGGGGCAATCTATCTCGCGTGGCAGGACAATCGCTTTTCTACAGCCACCTGCACCACGCCGGGTGCTGGGTCAATCGCGATCGGCGGGATCGTCTTCAGCGAGTCGGATAACGGCGGGGCCACCTGGTCGACGCCTGTAATGATCAACAAGACGCCGGCAAACAGCACAAACCCATGCCGTCAGCAAGCCTTCATCCCCGCAGTCGTGGCGTCGGGCGACGGCAAGACGGTCGTGGTGACCTACTACGACTTTCGTAACGACACGAACACACCTGTCGGCTTCGAGGGCACCGACTATTTCGCGCTCTTCTGCACCACAGGGTGTACGAACCCCGTCAACTGGGGCAATGAGCGGCAACTGACCACAGCCTCGTTCAACATACTGAATGCTCCGGTGGCGCGTGGCCATTTCCTCGGCGATTACATGGGCCTGGCTGCTAGCGGACACACGACCGTGTACCCGCTATTCGGTGTAGCTACGGGTCCCAACGTTACGGCCGAATACACCCGCCAAATCACATTGCCATGA
- a CDS encoding HAF repeat-containing protein: protein MQSAYKVIGNVRYVRRALIVFTLVAVAAFQPAAGQSLTIKDLGALPGEYNYSNALGINERDQVVGFSITAGGYTHACLFENGVVTDLGTFPGGSYSSANAINNRGQVVGYSSTARGEDHAFLFEHGVMTDLGTLPGGNFSVASGVNEHGQVVGSSSNLRGYVHAALFENGVVTDLGTLPGGSDSGALAINNRGQVVGYSSTTSGYAHAFLYDHGVMTDLGTLQDTGLSHAQAINDRSQVVGISSSASGDVHGFLYENGVMTDLGTLPGRNNSNAFGINNRGQVVGESDAGTNPYLPHAFLFEHGAMTDLGTLPGDNFSEGVGITGRGDIAGNSTLHAILWTREK, encoded by the coding sequence ATGCAATCCGCATACAAGGTGATTGGCAATGTGCGCTATGTTCGCCGCGCCCTGATTGTTTTCACTTTGGTCGCGGTCGCTGCATTCCAGCCTGCCGCAGGCCAAAGTCTCACCATCAAAGATCTCGGCGCGCTCCCCGGCGAATATAACTACAGCAACGCTCTCGGGATCAACGAGCGCGACCAGGTGGTCGGCTTCTCGATCACGGCGGGCGGGTACACGCACGCTTGTCTGTTTGAAAACGGGGTGGTGACCGACCTGGGCACGTTCCCCGGTGGCAGCTACAGCTCAGCTAACGCGATCAACAATCGCGGCCAGGTGGTCGGTTACTCGAGCACCGCACGCGGGGAAGACCACGCCTTTCTGTTCGAACACGGCGTAATGACCGATCTGGGTACGCTCCCCGGTGGCAACTTCAGCGTAGCTTCCGGGGTCAACGAGCACGGCCAGGTCGTCGGTTCCTCGTCCAACCTGCGCGGGTACGTTCACGCTGCCCTGTTTGAAAACGGAGTGGTGACCGATCTGGGTACGCTTCCCGGTGGCAGCGACAGCGGAGCTCTGGCGATCAACAATCGCGGCCAGGTGGTCGGCTATTCGTCCACCACAAGCGGGTACGCGCACGCATTTCTGTATGACCACGGGGTGATGACCGACCTCGGCACGCTCCAGGATACCGGACTCAGCCATGCTCAAGCGATCAACGATCGCAGCCAGGTGGTCGGCATATCGTCATCCGCAAGCGGGGACGTGCACGGTTTTCTGTATGAAAACGGGGTGATGACTGACCTGGGCACGCTCCCTGGTCGCAACAATAGTAACGCTTTCGGAATCAACAATCGTGGCCAGGTGGTCGGCGAGTCGGATGCCGGAACCAACCCGTACTTGCCGCACGCGTTTTTGTTTGAACACGGGGCGATGACCGACCTGGGCACGCTCCCTGGGGACAACTTCAGCGAAGGTGTCGGGATCACCGGGCGCGGCGACATCGCGGGCAACTCCACGTTGCACGCTATCCTGTGGACACGAGAAAAATGA
- a CDS encoding DUF2278 family protein, translating to MRHAEQQRVYGVLVGSVKDGQIDPSGRTPHYEIWVQGNGMDYRVAVNVISQDGSEVMAYFDPDYRSPDPHKLNLAALASGTAGFAQLTTGPTGTGLDYLRDKLFPLDKMSVIPPEGAGVTLKNLLDGQIERAKADTGAVAIAFGESFQDPTPDQTFGFSPERGVHDIHLMQGDSGTFAGDDRVNGDGALFIRFTSGETAALFVRFSTQDISAAGGGAGGS from the coding sequence ATGCGACATGCTGAACAACAACGCGTCTATGGTGTGCTGGTCGGCAGCGTGAAGGACGGCCAGATCGATCCAAGCGGACGAACACCGCACTACGAAATCTGGGTGCAGGGCAATGGCATGGACTATCGCGTCGCGGTCAACGTGATCTCTCAGGACGGGAGTGAGGTGATGGCCTATTTCGATCCCGACTACAGGTCGCCTGATCCGCATAAGCTCAATCTGGCGGCTCTCGCCAGTGGCACAGCAGGCTTTGCCCAACTGACAACGGGGCCTACCGGAACGGGCCTGGACTATCTGCGGGACAAGCTGTTTCCGCTCGACAAGATGTCGGTCATTCCGCCGGAGGGCGCCGGCGTCACGCTCAAGAACCTGCTCGATGGCCAGATCGAGCGCGCAAAAGCGGATACCGGCGCCGTCGCGATTGCCTTCGGTGAGTCGTTCCAGGATCCGACGCCCGATCAGACCTTCGGCTTTTCGCCCGAACGAGGTGTGCACGACATTCACCTGATGCAGGGCGACAGCGGCACGTTCGCCGGTGACGATCGCGTAAACGGCGACGGCGCCCTCTTCATCAGGTTCACTAGCGGAGAGACGGCGGCTTTATTCGTCCGTTTCAGTACACAGGATATTTCCGCTGCCGGCGGAGGAGCGGGAGGATCGTAG
- a CDS encoding ACT domain-containing protein — MELSIERVDVWAATIEDKPGGLAQVLSALRDAGIDLQFVVARRTPEVSGKGVVFVAPLQGEREIRAATQVGFAVTPSLHSVRVMGLDQLGIIAQLTQMLAEGGINLRGVSAAVLGTQFIAYLAVDSSDDAEKAVDILQRA, encoded by the coding sequence ATGGAACTGAGCATAGAACGCGTCGATGTTTGGGCGGCTACCATCGAGGACAAACCGGGTGGCCTTGCGCAAGTATTAAGCGCTTTGCGGGATGCTGGCATTGACTTGCAGTTCGTCGTCGCACGTCGCACGCCGGAAGTTTCCGGAAAGGGGGTCGTGTTTGTCGCTCCGCTGCAGGGGGAGAGGGAGATCCGTGCCGCGACACAGGTGGGGTTCGCCGTTACCCCGAGCCTCCACTCCGTCCGTGTAATGGGTCTGGACCAACTGGGGATCATCGCGCAATTGACCCAGATGTTGGCAGAAGGAGGAATCAACCTCCGTGGCGTTTCCGCCGCTGTACTTGGCACACAGTTCATTGCCTATCTTGCGGTCGACTCGTCGGACGATGCCGAAAAGGCGGTGGACATTCTGCAGAGGGCTTGA
- a CDS encoding MlaD family protein, translating into MRSRPLTSALWLIPLAVALICLAFLAPLLTQPGPEVAVSFVTAEGLESGKTRVRYKDVEIGKLAGLQLSDDRTRVLAVVQLEASAERFAMCGTRFWVVRPRVGMTGVSGLATVISGPYIAVDAGRFSTRCREFVGLETPPSVTSDQIGGRFVLRADSLESLNVGSPIYFRRVHVGQVLNYSLARDGTAVDVDVFVKTPYDRYVTSGTRWWHASGIDLRFDSSGFNLDTQSIATLLSGGIAFDLPESSVPERRATDGTVFALAASRTEAMHRADDGPAASVRMRFNGSVRGLSVGAPVDFDGVELGEVTAIDVDFNPTGVRFDMVVTLNLYPYRLGRRYREALGKGSSEAGKVLLHQLVAQGLRGQLRTGSLLTGQRYVALDFFPHAPAVSIDTRRTPVELPTVPNTLEELQDKLANIVNRLDRVPFKEIAINLNQSLVNANSLFRRIDTELAPQARTTLAVAEQSFNAANATLQQNSPMQSDIHEALTELRRTLANLHAFSDYLEQHPESLMWGKSADTQR; encoded by the coding sequence ATGCGAAGTCGCCCGCTAACGTCAGCCCTGTGGCTTATCCCTCTTGCTGTCGCTTTGATCTGTCTTGCATTCCTCGCTCCCCTCCTCACACAACCGGGTCCTGAGGTCGCCGTCAGCTTTGTCACCGCCGAAGGGCTCGAGAGTGGCAAAACCCGCGTGCGCTACAAGGATGTTGAAATAGGCAAGCTGGCGGGACTGCAGCTGTCGGACGACCGGACACGCGTCCTCGCCGTCGTGCAACTCGAGGCGTCCGCCGAACGGTTCGCGATGTGCGGCACGCGATTCTGGGTAGTCCGTCCCCGGGTCGGCATGACGGGTGTCTCCGGGCTGGCCACAGTCATCTCAGGTCCATACATCGCAGTGGATGCTGGACGCTTTTCCACAAGATGCAGGGAGTTTGTCGGTTTGGAGACACCGCCTTCGGTTACCAGCGACCAGATCGGAGGAAGATTCGTTCTGCGCGCCGACTCCCTCGAATCGCTCAATGTGGGTTCGCCAATCTATTTTCGGCGCGTGCACGTGGGGCAGGTGCTCAACTATTCGTTAGCCAGAGACGGCACCGCGGTGGACGTCGATGTGTTCGTGAAGACACCATACGACCGTTACGTCACTTCGGGCACGCGATGGTGGCACGCGAGCGGAATCGACCTGCGATTCGATTCCAGCGGATTTAATCTGGACACCCAGTCCATAGCTACGCTCCTCTCCGGAGGCATTGCTTTCGACTTGCCTGAATCATCGGTTCCCGAGCGCCGCGCTACCGACGGCACCGTGTTCGCTCTTGCAGCAAGCAGGACCGAGGCCATGCACCGTGCCGACGATGGACCTGCCGCATCTGTGCGTATGAGGTTCAACGGCTCAGTGCGCGGATTATCAGTTGGCGCACCGGTCGACTTCGATGGCGTCGAATTGGGCGAGGTCACCGCAATCGACGTCGATTTCAATCCAACAGGTGTTCGCTTTGATATGGTTGTGACACTCAACCTGTACCCCTATCGTCTCGGGCGACGTTACAGGGAAGCACTCGGAAAAGGCTCAAGCGAGGCCGGCAAGGTGCTTCTGCACCAACTGGTTGCTCAAGGTCTGCGCGGGCAGTTGCGCACGGGGAGCCTCCTGACCGGCCAACGATATGTGGCGCTGGACTTTTTCCCGCACGCGCCGGCTGTCAGCATTGACACCCGGCGCACGCCGGTCGAACTGCCGACCGTGCCCAATACACTCGAGGAGCTTCAGGACAAACTCGCCAACATAGTGAACAGGCTCGACCGTGTCCCCTTCAAGGAGATCGCCATCAACCTCAACCAGAGTCTCGTGAACGCCAATTCCCTGTTCCGGCGAATCGACACGGAACTGGCTCCACAGGCACGCACAACACTGGCGGTTGCCGAGCAGTCGTTCAATGCTGCGAACGCCACGCTGCAGCAGAACTCTCCGATGCAGTCCGATATTCACGAGGCGTTAACTGAACTGCGCCGGACGCTTGCGAACCTGCATGCATTTTCGGATTACCTGGAACAGCATCCTGAATCTCTCATGTGGGGGAAATCGGCGGACACGCAGCGTTAG